The following DNA comes from Teredinibacter haidensis.
TTGTCACGGACAATGACGGAGATACCGACGCGCTCTTGAAAAAATACAAAGACTATGTGGGCGACAATGCCAAGCCTAATATAACAATACATTATGATGTTGTTATTGATACTGGGGGGTTGATGATTGGAGATAGCAATTTCAACTACAACACCCTTGAACCAAAATTCCTGAAATCAAACGGGTTTGAACGCACGAAGAAAATACTTGGCGTTGAATATGCTGATATTGATGACCTCCACAAGCATATGAAGGCAAACAAAACAGATTGTGCATTAAAGATTTATGACAGTGCTGAGGAAATAACCTACCCGGGCTATATCATTGAGGCTATTTGCGATGGCGAATGATTTGATCATAGCCTCTGCTGGATCGGGCAAGACAACCGCCCTTGTTGAAAAAGCAATCGAGAAAGCCAATGCTGGTGAGACTGTGCTTATTACTACTTTCACAGAAGCTTGTGAAGCTGAAATAAAAAACAAACTGATTGAGGAAAGTAACGGCTACATACCTGACAGCATCACAATACAGACTTGGTTTGCTTTCTTAATCAAACACGGAGCTAAGCCTTATCAAGATTATGTCATTGACACTGAGGTCACAGGCTTGATTCTCGTAAGCGGCAAATCAGGTTTACGACATGAAACAGAAGACGGTAAAAAGTTCTATTGGGGTGAAGCAAAAAACCCCTATGAATTCTATTTTTCGAAGAGTGGTAAAATATATTCCGACAAGTTAGCCAAGTTTGTAATCCGGTGTAACAAAGATTCAGGCGGAAAAGTAATCGACCGATTATCGCAATGTTTTGACAATATATTTATTGATGAAGTCCAAGACTTAGCGGGGTATGACTTGGAGATACTTAAAGAGTTATTCAATTGCCAGTCAAGTATCTTACTGGTTGGCGATCCTCGACAAGCAACCTACTCGACCAACAATGCACAGAAGAATGCACAGTATAAAAAATCCGAGATAGTTAATTTCTTTTCCGACGACACTATCAAGATAGACACGGATGATAAATCATTAACGGTTAATCATCGTTGCTCACCACAGATATGTGAATATTCAAATACACTTTACCCTGACTTCCCAGAATCCACCTCTGGGAATGAAGTAGTAACAGGACACGACGGTATTATCATAGTTGACGATTCACATGTTCAATCATACTTGGATGAATATAGCCCTGTTCAGCTTAGGCACTCAGTTAAGAAACAGGTTAATGCTAACTTCCCTGTATACACCTTTGGAAAATCAAAAGGATTAACTTTTGATAGAGTCTTGATATACCCTACAGGCCCGATATTCAAGTGGCTGATAAGCTCGAAGAACGAGCTTAAAGGAATATCAAGAGCTGGGTTATATGTAGCTCTTACGAGAGCAAGGTATAGTGTAGGTATTGTTCTCGAGCCAAAGCAATACAAGAAAATCAATGGGATTTCAGTATATTGAAACTGGATTCATTGGGCACGGTAAGAGTACAACCACTTAACAAACGTTTCCAGCGGCCGGCAAGTACTGCGCGTTTTTTTGTGTTACTCGCTTCGCTCAAACATCAACACAAAAATCGCTCCATACCAGCCGCAGCTGAAACGGGCGTTATAGCTCGCAAGCCAAGTAGGTTAAGTGTCATTAGAGAGGTTGGCTCTTTTAACAGCTTTGTATTGCCAGTGCCTGAGTAACCATTTTTTTGAGTATTAAAATAAGGAACTAAGTGTGAGTCAGTTAGGTAATAAGCTATACATTGCCGCTATCGGCATGTTAACGCCCTTAGGATATAATTCTGCAATGACATCGGCAGCTGTGGGAGCTGGAATTAGCGCTTATAAGTTATCAGATTACCGTTCAAAGTCGGGGCGCGCCATAAGAACCTCGCCAGTCCCTGAAGAGATATTCTCATTGGACGTAGACGTAGAAAAGAACGCAACTTACAGACCGCAATATGACCG
Coding sequences within:
- a CDS encoding UvrD-helicase domain-containing protein; the protein is MANDLIIASAGSGKTTALVEKAIEKANAGETVLITTFTEACEAEIKNKLIEESNGYIPDSITIQTWFAFLIKHGAKPYQDYVIDTEVTGLILVSGKSGLRHETEDGKKFYWGEAKNPYEFYFSKSGKIYSDKLAKFVIRCNKDSGGKVIDRLSQCFDNIFIDEVQDLAGYDLEILKELFNCQSSILLVGDPRQATYSTNNAQKNAQYKKSEIVNFFSDDTIKIDTDDKSLTVNHRCSPQICEYSNTLYPDFPESTSGNEVVTGHDGIIIVDDSHVQSYLDEYSPVQLRHSVKKQVNANFPVYTFGKSKGLTFDRVLIYPTGPIFKWLISSKNELKGISRAGLYVALTRARYSVGIVLEPKQYKKINGISVY